The following coding sequences lie in one Halorussus halophilus genomic window:
- the hemH gene encoding ferrochelatase, translating to MTTGVVLLNFGEPAEPTRENVVAYLERIFMNNRSLDGDTTEAEARERSRKLAERRAPSLIEEYEEIGGSPLDPQAEAQAEMLESVLDARGYDVETYLGMQFTEPFVADAVDAAREDGVDELVGLPVYPLCGASTTIASLAELTEAVDDLDWDVPVAEITGWHRHPTYNALRADNVRRFTDAHDLDLSDSETELVYSAHGTPTHYLEEGSRYDTYVEEFCEVLAQKLGVESYSLGFQNHSNRDIPWTQPEVEDVVEDLAETDTERVVVEPISFMHEQSETLSELDDELREEAEEAGLDFYRVPVPHDDDRFGEVLADLAEPFVGDFDPGYYQFRQCQCADSENAMCLNAPR from the coding sequence ATGACTACAGGGGTCGTCCTGCTGAACTTCGGCGAGCCTGCGGAACCGACGCGCGAGAACGTCGTCGCCTACCTCGAACGCATTTTCATGAACAACCGTTCGCTGGACGGTGACACCACCGAGGCGGAGGCCCGCGAGCGCTCCCGGAAGCTGGCCGAGCGGCGCGCTCCCAGCCTCATCGAGGAGTACGAAGAAATCGGTGGGTCGCCGCTCGACCCGCAAGCGGAGGCTCAGGCCGAGATGCTGGAATCGGTTCTCGACGCCCGCGGGTACGACGTTGAGACGTACCTCGGGATGCAGTTCACCGAACCGTTCGTCGCCGACGCTGTCGATGCCGCCCGCGAAGACGGCGTGGACGAACTAGTCGGCCTCCCCGTCTATCCCCTCTGTGGAGCCTCCACGACCATCGCCTCGCTCGCAGAACTGACCGAGGCGGTGGACGACCTCGACTGGGACGTGCCGGTCGCAGAGATTACGGGCTGGCACCGACACCCGACGTACAACGCACTCAGAGCCGACAACGTTCGTCGCTTCACGGACGCCCACGACCTCGACCTGAGCGACTCCGAGACGGAACTGGTCTACTCTGCACACGGGACGCCGACCCACTACTTGGAGGAGGGAAGCCGATACGACACCTACGTCGAGGAGTTCTGCGAGGTTCTCGCCCAGAAACTCGGCGTCGAATCGTACTCGCTGGGCTTCCAGAACCACTCGAATCGCGACATCCCGTGGACCCAACCGGAAGTCGAAGACGTCGTGGAGGACCTCGCCGAGACCGACACCGAGCGAGTCGTCGTGGAGCCGATTAGCTTCATGCACGAACAGAGCGAGACGCTCTCGGAACTGGACGACGAACTCCGCGAGGAAGCAGAGGAGGCAGGACTCGACTTCTATCGGGTGCCGGTCCCCCACGACGACGACCGATTCGGCGAGGTGTTGGCGGATCTGGCGGAACCGTTCGTCGGCGACTTCGACCCCGGCTACTACCAGTTCCGGCAGTGCCAGTGTGCCGACAGCGAGAACGCGATGTGCCTGAACGCTCCGAGATGA
- a CDS encoding phosphorylase family protein, translating into MPTEATSHTAADPLALDVFVLPAFAAEDFRLDEQHEPGDSDVPNELQQWLDAYDFAHEIEVPGANAPVYYTESGIGITTTGMGKVEAATTVAALFGSPHLDCSETYFVTAGVAGAPPSVATLGAVFLADAVVDWDRKHRVGDDEGGSRVELLRYRPHDYVFRLDSDLVADALDVVEEVELADSEEAERLRKQYDDDGDGTNHDAASRAPFVSTGVTLCGDEFWHGREFSEQAQWLVEQYDAGTYATTEMEDFGTTTALERFGALDRYLSVRGVVNFDQPPEGSGARDGEEVVFELGLENTFRVASEIVDTLAERE; encoded by the coding sequence ATGCCAACCGAAGCGACCTCACACACAGCAGCCGACCCGCTCGCGCTCGACGTATTCGTGCTGCCCGCGTTCGCGGCCGAGGACTTCCGACTGGACGAGCAGCACGAACCGGGCGACTCGGACGTGCCGAACGAACTCCAGCAGTGGCTCGACGCGTACGATTTTGCCCACGAAATCGAAGTGCCGGGCGCGAACGCTCCGGTCTACTACACCGAGAGCGGAATCGGAATCACCACCACGGGGATGGGGAAAGTCGAGGCGGCGACGACTGTCGCCGCCCTTTTCGGGTCGCCCCATCTGGACTGCTCGGAGACGTACTTCGTGACCGCAGGGGTCGCTGGCGCACCACCATCGGTCGCCACGCTGGGGGCCGTCTTCCTCGCCGATGCGGTGGTCGATTGGGACCGTAAGCATCGTGTGGGCGACGACGAGGGCGGTTCCCGCGTCGAACTGCTTCGCTATCGGCCTCACGACTACGTGTTCCGACTGGATTCGGACCTGGTAGCGGACGCTCTCGACGTTGTCGAGGAAGTCGAACTGGCCGACTCGGAAGAGGCAGAGAGACTACGAAAGCAGTACGACGATGACGGCGACGGCACCAACCACGACGCCGCAAGCCGCGCGCCGTTCGTCTCCACCGGCGTGACCCTCTGTGGCGACGAGTTCTGGCACGGCCGCGAGTTCTCAGAGCAAGCGCAGTGGCTCGTCGAGCAGTACGACGCGGGCACCTACGCGACCACCGAGATGGAGGATTTCGGCACCACGACGGCGCTCGAACGCTTCGGCGCGCTCGACCGGTATCTGAGCGTACGGGGCGTCGTGAACTTCGACCAACCCCCAGAAGGGAGCGGAGCGCGGGACGGTGAGGAAGTCGTCTTCGAACTCGGCTTGGAGAACACGTTTCGGGTTGCGTCGGAAATTGTTGACACTCTCGCGGAGCGCGAGTGA
- a CDS encoding cytochrome P450 gives MNETVPKTPPSPPGLPLVGHAYAYASDPLGFVERTVEEYGPITALSTPTFDAVLLADPEAIEHVLARNHDNYRKGEFQKKEFDGLLGDGLLVSEADQWERQHEQILPAFYPGRIAEYAETMVERTEPYLDRWAENETLTLTDALPELTLDILGSVLFGTDLREATAVRDAAAAVTERFTPDGRVPFYVPDWVPTPRNRRYLRAVDRLDSFVADLVASRRRETDSSASSDDLLSTLLDSGMDDEGVRDQLVTFLIAGHETTALALTYTLYLLGNHPDAQASVAAEVAELDGRPQLGDDLPRTDRAIREAMRLYPPAPLLMREAIEDDVVGGFEIPEGALVLCSQWATHRRSAFFENPEVFRPERWAEAGDGGTDGDGDSDCARPDYAYFPFGGGPRACIGRRFALFEMRLVLASLLRRFEVRTRNPDELNPVPAMTLAPGDDVVVELRERD, from the coding sequence ATGAACGAGACAGTTCCGAAGACGCCGCCGTCGCCGCCCGGACTCCCACTCGTCGGTCACGCGTACGCGTACGCTAGCGACCCGCTCGGATTCGTCGAGCGAACTGTCGAAGAGTACGGTCCTATCACCGCGCTCTCCACACCGACCTTCGACGCCGTGTTGCTCGCGGACCCCGAAGCCATCGAACACGTCCTCGCGCGGAACCACGACAACTACCGCAAGGGCGAGTTCCAGAAGAAGGAGTTCGACGGCCTGCTCGGGGACGGGCTGCTCGTCAGCGAGGCCGACCAGTGGGAGCGCCAGCACGAACAGATTCTACCGGCGTTCTACCCCGGTCGCATCGCCGAGTACGCCGAGACGATGGTCGAGCGAACCGAACCGTATCTCGACCGCTGGGCAGAGAACGAGACGCTGACGCTGACCGACGCGTTGCCAGAACTCACGCTCGACATCTTGGGGTCTGTGCTGTTCGGCACCGACCTGCGCGAGGCGACGGCAGTACGAGACGCCGCTGCGGCCGTCACGGAGCGGTTCACACCCGACGGTCGCGTTCCGTTCTACGTGCCCGATTGGGTGCCGACGCCTCGAAATCGTCGGTACCTGCGGGCGGTGGACCGCCTCGACTCGTTCGTCGCCGACCTCGTGGCGAGTCGTCGGCGCGAGACCGATTCGTCCGCATCGAGCGACGACTTGCTCTCGACGCTACTCGATTCGGGGATGGACGACGAGGGGGTCCGGGACCAACTCGTCACGTTCCTCATCGCCGGACACGAGACGACTGCGCTCGCGCTGACGTACACCTTGTACCTACTCGGCAACCATCCCGACGCGCAGGCGTCCGTCGCCGCGGAAGTCGCCGAACTCGACGGACGTCCGCAGTTGGGCGACGACCTTCCTCGAACCGACCGTGCGATTCGAGAAGCGATGCGTCTCTACCCACCGGCACCGCTGCTGATGCGGGAAGCTATCGAGGACGACGTGGTGGGTGGGTTCGAGATTCCCGAAGGTGCGCTCGTTCTCTGCTCGCAATGGGCGACGCATCGACGGTCGGCCTTCTTCGAGAATCCCGAAGTCTTTCGGCCCGAGCGGTGGGCAGAAGCAGGGGATGGAGGTACCGATGGAGACGGTGACAGCGACTGTGCCCGTCCCGACTACGCGTACTTCCCCTTCGGCGGTGGGCCGAGAGCCTGTATCGGTCGGCGGTTCGCGCTGTTCGAGATGCGACTCGTCTTGGCCAGTCTCCTTCGGCGCTTTGAGGTTCGAACCCGCAACCCCGACGAACTGAATCCCGTTCCGGCGATGACGCTCGCACCGGGCGACGACGTGGTCGTCGAGTTGCGAGAGCGAGACTGA
- the hemG gene encoding protoporphyrinogen oxidase, with product MPERSEMTQNEMNEQVAIVGGGITGLSLAHSLDHRDVEFTLFEAAPEPGGVIRSERVDGSLVEWGPQRVRRTDHVDGLIRDLELESEVREADSSLSICVYADGELHEAPFSMEQFMATDLLSWRGKLDVLNEPTTDPGRPDETAAELFTRKFGREAYEKLLGPLFGGIYGSNPANMPVGHALSGMLKLEQRDGSLLKAAIKRTAGGRDTPPAISFDDGLQRLPEALAAAHAERVRFDTPVIGVRGSADGDSGGSYEVETPDGTTEFDDVVLTTPADLSADLVADLAPDSAEALRELNYNPLVLVYVRADLDSGDVDPAALGYQVGYGEELRTLGVSWNASMFERDICTCFFGGMHDPEIFEESDERIAEIATTEFEAVTGADAEVVAVNRLRRGFPAYDNSWDAIERVELPDGVRFATNYTARMGVPSRLREAEQVAAELSEK from the coding sequence GTGCCTGAACGCTCCGAGATGACGCAGAACGAGATGAACGAGCAAGTAGCTATCGTCGGCGGCGGCATCACCGGTCTCTCGCTCGCTCACTCCCTCGACCACCGCGACGTAGAATTCACGCTGTTCGAGGCCGCGCCGGAACCGGGCGGCGTGATTCGAAGCGAACGCGTCGATGGCTCGCTGGTCGAGTGGGGTCCTCAGCGCGTCCGCCGCACCGACCACGTAGACGGCTTGATTCGTGACCTCGAACTCGAAAGCGAGGTACGCGAGGCCGACTCTAGTCTCTCTATCTGCGTCTACGCGGACGGCGAACTCCACGAGGCACCCTTCTCGATGGAGCAGTTCATGGCGACTGACCTGCTGTCGTGGCGCGGCAAACTAGACGTACTCAACGAACCGACGACCGACCCCGGTCGTCCGGACGAAACCGCCGCCGAGTTGTTCACGCGGAAGTTCGGTCGGGAAGCCTACGAGAAGTTGCTCGGACCCCTCTTCGGCGGTATCTACGGCTCGAACCCCGCGAACATGCCGGTCGGCCACGCGTTGTCGGGAATGCTGAAACTCGAACAGCGCGACGGAAGCCTCCTGAAAGCGGCCATCAAACGAACCGCTGGCGGCCGAGACACGCCACCTGCAATCTCGTTCGACGACGGACTCCAGCGACTCCCCGAGGCACTCGCGGCGGCGCACGCCGAGCGGGTGCGCTTCGACACGCCGGTCATCGGCGTTCGCGGGTCGGCAGACGGAGACTCGGGCGGGAGCTACGAAGTCGAGACGCCCGACGGGACCACCGAGTTCGACGACGTGGTTCTCACGACGCCCGCCGACCTCAGCGCGGACCTCGTCGCCGACCTCGCGCCCGACTCGGCCGAGGCACTGCGAGAACTGAACTACAACCCGCTCGTGCTGGTCTACGTCCGTGCAGACCTCGATTCGGGCGACGTAGACCCAGCGGCACTTGGCTATCAGGTCGGTTACGGCGAGGAGCTACGAACTCTCGGTGTCTCGTGGAACGCCAGCATGTTCGAGCGGGATATCTGCACCTGCTTCTTCGGCGGGATGCACGACCCCGAAATCTTCGAGGAGAGCGACGAGCGAATCGCCGAGATAGCGACCACGGAGTTCGAGGCAGTGACGGGCGCAGACGCAGAGGTCGTTGCGGTGAACCGACTCCGGCGCGGCTTCCCGGCCTACGACAACTCGTGGGACGCAATCGAGCGAGTCGAACTCCCCGATGGCGTACGTTTCGCGACGAACTACACGGCGCGGATGGGCGTCCCGAGTCGGCTTCGAGAGGCCGAGCAGGTTGCGGCCGAACTGAGCGAGAAGTGA
- a CDS encoding heavy-metal-associated domain-containing protein — translation MSRTLTVGGMSCGGCEQNVVDALEALDGVEDASADHESDSATVEGEADTAALVSAVEDAGYDASA, via the coding sequence ATGAGTCGAACACTCACCGTCGGAGGGATGAGTTGTGGTGGCTGTGAACAGAACGTCGTAGACGCACTCGAAGCACTCGACGGCGTCGAAGACGCGAGCGCCGACCACGAGAGCGACAGCGCGACCGTCGAGGGCGAAGCCGACACGGCCGCGCTCGTGTCCGCAGTCGAAGACGCCGGATACGACGCGTCTGCCTGA
- a CDS encoding ABC transporter permease encodes MSKLRVALAVAAAQLRHDRARTVLAVVGVAVAVLSTTLLASLGVGVVETGQQKFDASGRDLWVTGGSLSEGPGGFGTSILNAHEVADDVEAREDVHTATPMAFRSVYVGNGSGEMQTLVGVGVPGGGPFVEISEGRSWEDSDSHYANGSYDGPMTREVLIDARTAELLDVGVGDEIQMGGSVESARRNTFTVVGISPTFSSFLGAATVTAPLSELQSVTGTSGQDRATFITVALAEGADPGAVENELQQAYPDYTVRTNDEQMQSVLQHNAVVIAVGAALVVLSVVAGFALTLNVLSIVVFQQREELAALTALGVSSRTLVGMVGAQGVLLGLLGGVLGILATPPFVFALNYAAETIVGFEGLVQTPETVLLLGVGIALVIGTLAALVAGWRSLKTVGVEQLAH; translated from the coding sequence ATGAGCAAACTCCGCGTCGCGCTCGCAGTTGCGGCCGCGCAACTCCGTCACGACCGTGCGCGCACTGTCCTCGCAGTGGTCGGCGTCGCAGTCGCCGTCCTCTCGACGACCCTGCTCGCCAGTCTCGGCGTCGGCGTGGTCGAAACCGGCCAGCAGAAGTTCGACGCCTCGGGCCGGGACCTCTGGGTCACCGGCGGGTCGCTCTCGGAAGGCCCCGGCGGGTTCGGGACCTCGATTCTGAACGCCCACGAAGTCGCCGACGACGTCGAAGCGCGAGAAGACGTTCACACGGCCACACCGATGGCGTTCCGGAGCGTCTACGTCGGCAACGGTTCGGGCGAGATGCAGACGCTGGTCGGCGTCGGCGTCCCCGGCGGCGGTCCCTTCGTCGAGATTTCGGAGGGCCGCAGTTGGGAAGACAGCGACAGCCACTACGCCAACGGGAGCTACGACGGCCCGATGACGCGAGAAGTCCTCATCGACGCTCGCACTGCCGAACTGCTAGACGTTGGCGTCGGCGACGAGATTCAGATGGGTGGCTCCGTCGAGAGCGCGCGCCGGAACACGTTCACGGTCGTCGGCATCTCGCCGACGTTCTCTAGCTTCCTCGGCGCGGCGACGGTGACGGCCCCGCTGAGCGAACTCCAGTCGGTGACGGGCACGAGCGGCCAAGACCGCGCGACGTTCATCACCGTCGCGCTCGCCGAGGGCGCGGACCCAGGAGCAGTCGAGAACGAGCTACAGCAGGCGTATCCAGACTACACCGTCCGGACGAACGACGAGCAGATGCAGTCAGTACTCCAGCACAACGCCGTCGTCATCGCCGTCGGCGCGGCGCTGGTCGTCCTCTCGGTGGTCGCCGGGTTCGCGCTGACGCTGAACGTTCTCTCCATCGTCGTCTTCCAGCAACGCGAGGAACTGGCCGCGCTGACTGCGCTCGGCGTCTCCTCGCGCACGCTCGTCGGGATGGTCGGCGCGCAGGGCGTCCTCCTCGGATTGCTCGGTGGAGTTCTGGGCATCCTCGCGACGCCGCCGTTCGTCTTCGCGCTGAACTACGCCGCGGAGACAATCGTCGGCTTCGAGGGGTTAGTCCAGACGCCCGAAACCGTCCTCCTGCTCGGCGTCGGCATCGCACTCGTCATCGGGACGCTCGCCGCGCTCGTGGCTGGTTGGCGGTCGCTGAAGACGGTCGGCGTCGAGCAGTTGGCGCACTGA
- the hemE gene encoding uroporphyrinogen decarboxylase has translation MSDLLVRAARGERTERPPVWLMRQAGRYIPEYRAIREDYTFKEAISTPEVAEEITLLPWRLFEPDGLVMFSDILTVLEPLGLDYHIESGVGPVIENPVNGPEDVPTDHSDVREELDYVGALLERLQDSIGDQTSIIGFAGGPFTLAAYAVAGKPAGKKQLPIRRFRVEHSDAFSALLERFADVTVEYVQYQQEAGADVIQLFDTYAGLLTPDDYREFVQPHHQRIFDAVDVPGIVFARNPGGKLDLLENSGADVVSLDWTVDMADSRQQLGDTPVQGNLDPTYLLGDEEFIRQQTREVIEKAGPAGHILNLGHGINRNTPVENAQAFVDEAKQTEW, from the coding sequence ATGAGCGACCTTCTCGTCAGAGCGGCCCGCGGCGAGCGAACCGAACGGCCGCCCGTCTGGCTGATGCGGCAAGCGGGCCGATACATCCCCGAGTATCGTGCGATACGCGAAGACTATACCTTCAAGGAGGCAATCTCGACGCCCGAAGTCGCGGAAGAAATTACGCTCCTGCCGTGGAGACTGTTCGAACCAGACGGACTGGTGATGTTCTCGGACATCCTCACCGTCCTCGAACCGCTCGGCCTCGACTACCACATCGAGAGCGGCGTCGGGCCGGTTATCGAGAACCCCGTCAATGGGCCGGAGGACGTACCGACCGACCACTCTGACGTGCGCGAGGAACTCGACTACGTGGGTGCGCTCCTCGAACGCCTGCAGGACAGCATCGGCGACCAGACGAGCATCATCGGCTTCGCTGGTGGGCCGTTCACGCTAGCGGCCTACGCCGTCGCCGGAAAGCCAGCGGGCAAGAAGCAACTTCCGATTCGGCGGTTCCGCGTCGAGCACTCCGACGCCTTTTCGGCTCTGCTCGAACGCTTCGCCGACGTAACCGTCGAGTACGTGCAGTACCAGCAGGAGGCGGGCGCGGACGTGATTCAGCTGTTCGACACCTACGCCGGACTGCTCACACCCGACGACTACCGGGAGTTCGTCCAACCGCACCACCAGCGAATCTTCGACGCCGTGGACGTACCAGGTATCGTCTTCGCACGGAACCCCGGCGGAAAGTTGGACCTGCTCGAAAACTCGGGCGCGGACGTAGTGAGTCTCGACTGGACCGTAGACATGGCCGACTCCCGTCAGCAGTTGGGCGACACGCCCGTGCAGGGGAATTTGGACCCGACATATCTCTTAGGCGACGAGGAGTTCATCCGCCAGCAGACCCGCGAGGTCATCGAGAAGGCAGGCCCGGCGGGCCACATTCTGAACTTGGGTCACGGCATCAATCGGAACACGCCGGTCGAGAACGCCCAAGCGTTCGTAGACGAAGCGAAGCAGACAGAGTGGTGA
- a CDS encoding AsnC family transcriptional regulator: MRELDETDLEILRLLVSDGRRPYNEIADAVNLSPPTVSDRIDRLADLGVIRRFTVDLDRSLLADGVSVLVDLRAEPGRVGDVRAAIEEIEGVEHVFVTAEGRIVFQARLQENAIEPLLDETIDTTAVREYDVSLLVDSTWYPQPRGVEFALECDECGNSVTSEGESARLGGEIYHFCCSSCKSQFEEQYEELQEAV, translated from the coding sequence ATGCGAGAACTCGACGAAACCGACCTCGAAATCCTCCGACTGTTGGTCTCCGACGGTCGCCGCCCGTACAACGAAATCGCCGACGCCGTGAACCTCTCACCGCCCACGGTTTCGGACCGAATCGACCGCCTCGCGGACCTCGGCGTCATCCGCCGGTTCACGGTGGACCTCGACCGCTCGTTGCTCGCGGACGGCGTCTCCGTGCTGGTAGATCTGCGCGCGGAACCGGGCCGCGTCGGCGACGTTCGCGCGGCCATCGAGGAGATAGAGGGCGTCGAACACGTCTTCGTCACCGCCGAGGGTCGCATCGTCTTTCAGGCCCGCCTGCAAGAGAACGCCATCGAACCGCTGCTTGACGAGACTATCGACACGACCGCAGTGCGCGAGTACGACGTGAGTCTGCTGGTCGATTCGACGTGGTACCCGCAACCGCGGGGCGTCGAGTTCGCGCTGGAGTGCGACGAGTGTGGCAACTCCGTGACGAGCGAGGGCGAGTCGGCGCGTCTCGGCGGCGAAATCTACCACTTCTGCTGTTCGTCGTGCAAGTCGCAGTTCGAAGAGCAGTACGAGGAACTTCAGGAGGCCGTCTAA
- a CDS encoding DICT sensory domain-containing protein has product MSLEAIIDDVERRKRRLTIYDAIDRSAVEAVKRHFAVQNVRIEEATVTDGPTNFAVLHDDGKFLAGSDLDALRSAVEFDGRRLDVGEFRDARPPEILRHVDDTTFTAYGKRRMILASREIEDRAWRAGGGELHAGFQDLSLLREQWDDYSRLADCGVDVHVYGVPNWTPPETERLTIHPEESEEIRNSWFVSFESADYGNCTLLAVEREQNVFAGFWTYDDDVTADVLGHLRETYPTNDEGNSVQ; this is encoded by the coding sequence ATGTCACTCGAAGCCATCATCGACGACGTGGAGCGACGCAAGCGAAGGCTCACCATCTACGACGCCATCGACCGGAGTGCCGTCGAAGCAGTAAAACGGCACTTCGCGGTCCAGAACGTTCGTATCGAGGAAGCCACCGTCACCGACGGCCCGACGAACTTCGCGGTCCTGCACGACGACGGGAAGTTTCTGGCGGGGTCCGACCTCGACGCACTTCGCTCGGCCGTCGAGTTCGACGGACGACGACTCGACGTGGGGGAGTTCCGAGACGCCCGTCCGCCGGAGATTCTGCGCCACGTGGACGACACGACGTTCACCGCCTACGGCAAGCGTCGGATGATTCTAGCCTCCCGCGAAATCGAAGACCGAGCGTGGCGCGCGGGCGGCGGTGAACTCCACGCGGGATTCCAAGACCTGTCGTTGCTCCGTGAGCAGTGGGACGACTACAGTCGCCTCGCCGACTGCGGCGTGGACGTTCACGTCTACGGGGTGCCGAACTGGACACCGCCGGAGACCGAACGGCTGACAATTCACCCAGAAGAGAGCGAGGAGATTCGGAACTCGTGGTTCGTCTCGTTCGAGTCGGCCGACTACGGAAACTGCACCTTGCTGGCCGTCGAGCGCGAACAGAACGTGTTCGCTGGATTCTGGACCTACGACGACGACGTGACTGCCGACGTTCTCGGACACCTCCGCGAGACCTACCCAACGAACGACGAGGGAAACTCCGTTCAGTAG
- a CDS encoding helix-turn-helix domain-containing protein: protein MKRARLRVTPPDEATNAVHRAVQSAPELGDAVLLSGGIDPTDPTELFSIAGEASAVESALTDREAVRSFDVTTVDGGASRDEADVTYVYVREQEQDQAGQQFQEAFTAGTLVATLPIRFRADGTVEFTVVGASDDLRSAVETAGELAAVTVLSVGEGWERDTGRGTLTGRQREVVRTAAELGYYENPRGGTQEEVADALDVASSTVAEHLRKAESKLVEQALGTSVE, encoded by the coding sequence ATGAAACGCGCTCGTCTCCGAGTCACGCCACCCGACGAAGCGACGAACGCCGTCCACCGCGCAGTGCAGTCGGCACCGGAACTCGGCGACGCTGTGCTGCTCTCCGGCGGTATCGACCCGACCGACCCGACCGAACTGTTCTCCATCGCGGGCGAAGCATCGGCGGTCGAATCCGCGCTCACCGACCGCGAGGCCGTCCGCTCGTTCGACGTGACGACGGTCGATGGTGGTGCGTCGAGAGACGAAGCCGACGTGACCTACGTCTACGTCCGGGAGCAAGAACAAGACCAAGCGGGCCAGCAGTTTCAGGAAGCGTTCACTGCTGGAACGCTCGTCGCCACGCTCCCGATTCGGTTTCGCGCAGACGGCACCGTGGAGTTCACCGTCGTCGGCGCGAGCGACGACCTCCGCTCGGCGGTCGAAACTGCGGGCGAACTGGCGGCGGTGACAGTACTCTCTGTCGGCGAAGGGTGGGAAAGAGACACTGGACGGGGAACACTGACAGGACGACAACGGGAGGTCGTTCGAACGGCCGCGGAGTTGGGCTACTACGAGAATCCACGCGGTGGGACCCAAGAAGAGGTAGCGGACGCACTTGACGTAGCGTCGAGTACGGTGGCCGAGCATCTTCGGAAGGCCGAGTCGAAACTGGTCGAGCAAGCACTGGGTACGAGCGTGGAGTAA